The Silene latifolia isolate original U9 population chromosome X, ASM4854445v1, whole genome shotgun sequence genome contains the following window.
TAAGTATTTTTGTTTTGAAGATTGTCTTTTAGACTTTAATTTGCAACTCACCATAGAGTTAGAAGCTGCTTTCGGGTCATATATATACTCGTCCACCGATGCAGTTGGCATTTTCATACATGATACTCCGTACATCATAATCTTGCAATTCTGACTAATTAGAAAGGCATGCTTCTTGCTGTTTTTGCGTACATAAACATATGTAGAAAAAAGTTATCCACAGAGTTTTTGAGAAAATGTCAGAATGCTTAcaacttagaacttagaattttAACATGAATAAACCCTACACCAAGTCAATCCCTTTAATTAGTTTATTCCATCACCAAATCATTGAAGTTTTACATTGACCAAGTAAATCCcttaatttatttctttactaGTATATCTTTTGAAAATTTACATTTACCTAAAGTTTGATTTCACTTGCCTCATTGACTGGAGGGGTGAAAACTGAAAATGTAGACATGTAAAAATAGTGTATCTTAAAAGGGAATTTGGATCCTCTCCATTACTTTCTCTCCATTACCTCTCTAATACACTCttattttaatatattttctcTTTCCACTCATTTAAACAttacttttatgaaataattgcAACCATTAGATCGTCCCAAGATTTAATCCTGACCGTTTAAAAGTTATGGATGTCCATTTCTTTTTAGATAATGGAGAGAATCCGGACCGCTTAAAAGGTTACCTGAACTGCATGATATGATGTTAAAAAGTCATGAGAGGTGATACTCATGACATGTGTTCAAAGCCCTTTAGCATTAAAATCTCCCTTGTGGCTCCCtttacacacaaaaaaaaaaaattaatgccTGATGTTATTTTGTTCTAGACAGCCAAAAGGTATTGCAAATTTGGTTAAAATTTTTGGCCCTAAACGCTTGGGGTTCTGTTACTCCGGTACATGGGTGATCATATGACCGGTGAAAGGTATAAATTTGGGCTCGCTTGGGTTAAAGGAAAACACTCCGTATTAGTCAAAATCTCGTCTTCTATTCTCTTATTTTGAACTCCGCTATTTTGGCTATTGGCTAATAGTTATCTTTCTTTCAAGCGTGCCCGTATTTCAGTAGGACTCGTTAGCTAACCTATCTAACAGTATAAATTCGGCTGAACTAAGAATATCCATATCCCACCATCCCAGAGAGTTATAGACTCCTTATTCGATGGTTCTGTATTACCACAAAATGAAGCAAAACTATTTTTTAAACTCTTTAGCCTTCCTTTTACCATGTACTCCGTAATAGTCATTGATGCAATTCTGGGTGAGTTTACATTATGGATTAACTGGCAAGGGGTTATTTACTCTTTAGCCTTCTTATTACCATCGTAAAATAATGTGTCCCAGGTTCGACTActagctggggcgatgatcacttggccactgcagcccccgaagggggtggcttacatggtccatgtggtggtgcgggaatgcatggccCGGGAGGACTCAACTCCctcgttttaaaaaaaaaaagaaaaaaaaaaactcatgaACACTTAGATTAACTAGCAAGGTTATTTTAGTTTAACTAGAGGTTTCAGGTTTCAGGTTGGAGTCCTGGAAATACAACAATGTTAAAACTCGGGAAGAGATACGTTAGTGCCTTACTGCCTTGCCATAATGCCATCATCGTTTCTGTGTATATGGAAACAAGCATCTCAAGGGTTGTATCTAGGTTAGTACAGTTGACCACTATCAGATTTTCTGTACTATGTACTGTACAAATTACAAAACATTTTTATACATATCCAACTTGAAGCTGAAAGTATGTGTAAAATATCAGTTGACTAAttataaaaactaataaaatatacAAATATATGCTTTCAAGGCAATCAATTCCATGAGAATGTTTTAGTATGACGCCTCACGCCTGACATGTCCCCTTCAGAATAGGAGTGTGTACATTTTTTATTCACTTATCaatttacacaaattctcattcacttagagtaatttaataattactctcttttatataccacttttctaaaattactctcttttgaaaactttttaataatttactcccataaaatATTGTCAGGTCAAAAATTACACCCATTTGTACTTTCAGGTGAAAAATCTTTATTTATAACCGTTTTGCCCTTGTCTTCTTCCCCCGTTTGTAAAACGTGTTCTAGACTTCTCGCACCATTCATCAACACCACCATCTTTAATTGCGAGCTCGAAATCGGACCTTCGCCTTGCCTCAACCACGCTACTACCGTGGTAGCCACACCTGCTCCTTCAATCATCATCACCTCCGCACCATCATGGCAGCCTCTAATTCCGAGCAAAAGCAACATTTCCCACGCCCCTCATCTGCCTTCGAGCTCGGAATCGAAATCGACCCCACTCCATTCACGCACCATTGCAGCAACAACACCATTCGTCAACCACCATCGTTGTTCTCACCATCGAATCCACCACCCTTCTCCAACCACCATCGTTGGTGAATTGAAATTAGGGTCTAAGATTGGGTGATTTTGATTGAAGGGTGATATGATGTTAATTGAGGGATTCTTCAATTGAAAATGTCAGGGAATGAGAAAACCCcaattaaacccaacaacaccaCCAACCACCAATACCCAACACAAACCACAACCAACATCGCCCTCACCGCCACTAGTTCGGTCGCCCACCGCCGGCGATTCTCCCCGACCACCACTCTACGTTGCTTCTTCCTCCTAACCCACACTTCAAAATCCCGACACTACCCCCATAACCACCACTAAATACCAGAAAGATATGTTATTAACCCAAACTCGGATTCGACATCGGAGTCGAATGAATGTGTTCTTGTCATCTGAGTATTGTTCAATCTTTGTTTAATTGAGGTTTGATTGTTTGATGTTTTCGCCAGGCCAATGGGTGTTGGTGTTGGCGTTGGCGTGGTAGTGATAACATATTGGTAGTGGTTGGTTATGGAGGATTGGAGGAAGTAAGGGAGTGAAGGGATGTGAATGATAAATGAAGGAGATGAACATAGAGAAGGGCATTTTCGTCCTAAAATTAGGCTTCAAATCAGAAAAATTCAAATATTGACGAATATGTCACCGGATAGTCCAAATGGATGCAATTTTTAACCTGAGAACATTTTATGGGaataattattaaaaagtttttaaaagggagtaattttagaaaagTGATACATAAAAGGGTCTAATTATTAATGTATTCATCATTATGACAACGAAAAAGAGAGTGCAATAATTTTGCTGTGAAAGAAAGCACGTGTAAAGGGAGTGTGAGATTTATATCCTCCAGCTTTTTTCACATAACGTTAGTTTTGTGTGACTAAAAAACACATAACAATTAAATGAAGGAAGGGGTTAATGTGATATTGGTTGAAGAATGgacaaaatttgatacctgtcttactgctagctGTAGACACTGAAATCTTATATTTTGGTATCTATttaatttttagtatttttagtaTTAGAGATAATTATCAAAAAAGATTGTGATAATATCTTAAGATACTAtagaatatatattattattgtcTTACCCTCCAAGCTACTAAAGTATAAATATAGACCTCGGGTTTAGGGTTAGGGGAGAGCATAGATGGATTAAATCATACGACCCCGTCTtcctactaccaaattgtaggtagGATGGAATAAGTCACAAAACGACCCCATCATCTCCCTACGAGATTAAGTCGATAAGACCCTCGTAGAAActatcaaaccccaaaccctagaGATGGAATCAAGAGATTTCCGAAAATTGTAACCCTTAATCTTTCAGTTATAAAATAAATCCTtgttccatattattttgtccctctttatttattattgcagGTTCGTAAATTTTATGGTTTacactagctattagttagtagtattgtaggtttactttgatttaggtgacacgactttagccttatcaataGCTAGAAGAAATCCGGGATCTTCGTTTCCCAACGAAAATATGCTCTCGATATTCTCAGTGAAACCGGTCTTATTGGCTCACGACCCACAAATATTCCCATGGAACCGAATCATCGCTTGGCCCTATCCGATGTTGCGCTCATGACCGATCCTCAACCATATCGTCGGCTCGTTGGGCACCTTGTATATCTCACTATTACTCGGCCAGAGCTCACATACTCTGCTAACATATTGGCCCAATTCATGCATGCTCCCAAAACCAAGCATTGGCATGCGGCCCTACAAGTGGCCCGTTATCTCAAGAACTCGCCTGgccaaggtctccttctttgttCTGATAGTGACCTTTCACTTCACGCTTATTGCGACGCTGATTGAGCAAGCTGCCCAACAAGTCATCGTTCCCTTACGACTTATATTGTCTTTCTCGGTTCATCTCCCATCTCTTGGAAGACAAACAGACTATGGTTTCCCATTCTTCGGCTGAAGCCGAATATCGTGCTATGGCGTATACGACCTACGAGCTCAAATGGCTCAAAGGCCTACTCGTTTTTCTCAGGATGCCTCACACAAAACCTATTCAATTCCTATGTGATAGTCAATCTGCTCTCTATATTGCACGAAATCCGGTCTTTTATGAATAGACAAAACATATAGAAGTTGACTGTCATTTTATCCGTGGTGAGATTCAAAAGGGTACCATCGCCACAAGATTTGTCCACACCAAGAATCAACGCGCATATATCTTTACCAAAGAGCCATTTGCTCTATCTTTCACCAAAGGCAACTTTTGATTATTTCCATGTATATATTATTTTgccgctaaaaaggccgtacgggatgcgagggcaaaagttaaccaggaagtgtatgccaggttggacacgagagaaggagagaaggctatctataaactggctcgcataagagaccgaaagacgagagatattgggagagttaggtgtgtgaaagatatggacgacaaggttctggttcaggataacgagataaaggctagatggagttcttactttgataatttattcaatggacatcaggaacaaggttttggggatgtagaggtaacaccaagcatggttaaccgggaatttgtgcgtagaatacaaaagagtgaagttagaaaggcgttaaggaagatggggtcaaagaaagcagagggaccggatggtatacccatagaagtttggaggtgcttcggggagaaagggattgaatgggtaaccatgctcttcaacaagatttggaggagcaacaagatgccatcggcttggaggaaaagcactcttgtccctttgtacaagaacaaaggtgatgtccaagagtgtgccaattatcggggaattaaacttatgagtcatacaatgaagttatgggagcgggtaatcgagcaaaggcttaggagatatgtagacatctcggaaaaccaatttggatttatgcccgggagatcgactatggatgcgatttttatcatgagacagttgatggaataccatcgggacaagaagaaggatttgcatatggtttttattgacttggaaaaggcatatgatagggtaccaagagaagtactttggtgggctttggcgagaaagggtgtgtcacgaaaatatattgacctcataaaggacatgtatgagggggctagtgcaagtgttcgcactaatgttgggagaacggaagaatttcctattaccatcggggtgcatcaaggttccgcacttagtccttttctctttgctatagttatggatgagttgacaagggatattcaggacgacatcccttggtgtatgatgtttgctgatgatattgtgttgattgatgagacaaaagagggggtggagagaaagttggaattgtggaggcagactttagagactcgtgggttcaggctgagcaggagtaagactgagtatttgaggtgtcaattcactaaggtggcggggttgagatcgacagaggcggagagtattattttcgatgggaatgttgttgagggctcggatttcttcagatatctaggatctattattcaaaaagatggggagttagacggagatgtggctcacagaattaaagcgggatggttgaaatggaagagtgcttcagggtttctatgcgataaagatatgccccaaagattaaagggaaaattttatcgcacggcaattaggcctgccctactttacggctctgagtgttgggccgtgaaacattgtcacattcaaaagatgagtgtggcggagatgcgcatgttgaggtggttgtgcggacatacaaggaaagatcggttaaggaatgaggtgattagggaaaaggttaaagtggcgccaatagaggacaagatgatggaaaaccgactaagatggtttggccatgtgagaaggagacctatggacgcaccagttaggagaggtggagacttggagaaagaaaaaggtccctagaggcagaggaagaccgagacagacatggttgagagtgatagagcacgatatgagagttctggggcttgaggagagtatggtgacggagagggcacaatggagggaaaggatacatgtggatttttagtatttgatgtttttttgacagatttagtgtttttatttatttatttaatttaaagaaattaatttatttatttttctctcctttattacacactttttcaacaaccactttcttatagattttacctggttcattccggatccttaactctatttcggtttttaaaaatcgttttaatcctttctctcgatttaaattttaagtttttataaaagaaagacggaattcgattttaaaacccctaagttcaccttgactttccattacattttcgttctcccttttgtttttatcttccccttttttattcgctttttgaggcgtgcgttcacccatggacggttcgaaaggatgattcatgtcagccgaccccaaatcattttgggattaaggctctgatgttgttgttgttgttgttgttgtatatattATTTATAGCTGTTGATGATATTCGTTTCCGTAAATAGGCGATTTGCTTGTTGTATATTTATAGGCATAGCATTATTGTAAATCATACGGTTGAATAATATAATTCTATGCAATTCACATATCTCAAATCACAGTAAGGATCATCTGTCTCACTTTTATGTCTCATTGTGTGTATCACCCCACTCACCTTTTGACACATCACTTGTTGcaaaatattgcaataattatattaAGTTGTTGATGTGTTAGAAGGTGATTGAAGTGGCACATACATTGGGACaccaaatgggacagaggatccccACTCCTCAAatcatcccctatttactaaatgaataggtgaactccaaaaattttcctccaaaaagcatctttataaataaggaaactattgataatttaattgtattcattAAATAAggtaattaataattataatgtatttcattatataaaatttttcatttaataataaccttttcatcaaattttataatttttactaaacactaaactataatattttaattaaaatataaataatataaagctATAAACtgttaaatcttttattgatgctattatttgagaatgacttgactcatactatgtataaacaaaactataaatcgttttgattactTACATGACAAAAACAAATGAGAGAATtaataaattggaatcattagcgttgtggtataaaaaatagtttttaaaaaatacatttcagcacGTTACTTAATTCTCTTTGactaattttcagttttaattttttttttccagaaaaatatatataataacgagaaaatgaataattattaaataccaTTATTATTTTGCAGTTCAATTTTACTCGGTTTTCTGGaataattttacagttcaattttttttctcatatcaaaatataatgacatgaaatatgaaaaattaatgaggTATTAATTTagcattattaagtaatataaaagtaaaaactctataaataccgcgcatttatgcgcgggatctaaactagtattACTAACAAACAATTTTAACGGTaaactccctccgtcccggtcggTGTAATTTTCTTTTGGCACAATTAAAACCTAAAAAAATTGAGAGATAATTgcttaaaaatacaaaaattaaagTGAAAAACTTACATGTCATACATTGAACATTGAAGATCAAACAACTTATACATACTTAGaacaaaaacgtaaaaaaaaaaaatgaaacacccaaataaaaaaaaagttcAAAATAATCGGGACAGAGGAAGTAGCATAGCCTTACAACCTTAATCAAAAGATATAAACGGAAAGTAGTATACAAGTGAAAGAAATCAAGTTTTCTTTGAATGTCTGTTTTTGATATCAAACTTTTCTTTGCCTGAAAGAGGCACCAAGAGTAGCAAATCACCAGGTAAAGCTGAGGTATTCATAATGCAGGTTCTTCGAACCAAAACATGAACAAATTCTGGCAACATCATGTCTCATTCCCCTTGGTCCTGAAGCTATCACTCctatatcgcttcctttgcattCTGATAATATTTCTGCAAAAACACGAAAAAAATTATAGAACCTCAATCCAGTTGAACAACAATCATATGTCCCAAATGACGACTCATCTCTAGTTCGACCTGTTTAATTAAGAACTGACTCGAAAATAAAACCTTAATAATCTTGATCCGAGATAACTTGGACTAAGCAGATAACCTAACCGGAATGAAACAGACTTATTGGCAGGTCTACATATGAGTTGAGTAGACTTACTTTGGAGATTAGGCCTGCCTTCATAATACACTTGGGTAGCTTGGACAAGGGACTGATACGGAAGACTTTCGAGCTCAGTACTCCCACCACCAAACCAAGACCCTGGCGAATTCATTGGCGATGGCACTTCCACATTCGTAATCTGTTTCTGATTTTCCGTCATTTTGCTCTTTTGCCATAGAAAAGCTATGCTTCCTACGAAAATTATACTGATACACATAATAAAGCAGTCCCACAGAACCCAAATGGTGAAATTGTATATCTCGTTTGTGTTGTGATCGATAGGATATATATGGTACTGAGTGACTAAGGCAAGGAGTATAAAGAACAAGATGAAGGAAGAAGTGATAATGATGCAAAGAAAGAGCCAGCCATTTTCGCCTAAAACCGGAGTGATTGGCACATCCTGTGGGCTCGGCTTGAACCACTTAGTTTGAACAAGCTTCTGACTGTCAGCTGTAGGCGCCTCGCTCTCTCTAGTTATGTATACCTGAATTTCCAGCTTAATTTTAGAGAGATCACTGATAGTGTTATCAACTGGAAGTAAGAGATCGAGCATTGTCAGATCAGATGCATGCTTGAAGGCGCAAATGAGCTGAACTCGGGGGACATGGCCTTTCTGAGTATTGGACCGATGTATGATCTCCCGaattattgatatatatggggTTACTCCACTACCTCCACTGATCAACACAAGCGATTCATGCCTGTAACAGAAACAAGAATCGCTTTTAAttttgttatatgttaataaccaTGTCTTAGGTTATTCGGTGGGTACTTACTCGAGGAAGCTGGTTGAAGCGGGTTCATATGGTCCCTCGACTGATACTTGAAGCCGGTCCACAGAAGATGAAAGTTGTTTGTGTATCTTTTCTGTCCAACTCCCTCCACTATTGAAGGCAATACTCAGTGTATCAGGCTCCATATTCTCATTTGAAATCACAGTAAACGGATGCCACTGTAACTTCGATATTTTGGGCGCATTCACAAACAAGGTGCTAGTGACACCATAATGCACACCTGAAAATCAGAAACACAAGAGATTAGTTATTGATGAAGCTAGTTTCATCAAATTAGGTACATGAAATCGATAGATCTTCCAAGTTATTACCTGGACTCTTACTAAAAGTCATTTCGACAGTTCCACCAGGAAGAAGTCGAGCTGAGATAAGCCTAGCATTAGAGCGCGACTGTAAAAATCTTAGGTATCGATCAAGGGTGAAGAGAAATATTCCGGGAAGGATCTGACATGTCCAGGAAACCCCGATATGCACAACATAAAAGAAGGTCGCTAGAGCGTAAAGCTGGTGAGTATAAAAGAAGACTTCAAATGTCTTTCTCCTCGTGTATGCGAAGCTTGTTACCCATATAGCCAGTAGGAAAATCCATGATATCTCTCCACTTAGATTTGATACATAGGTAGGTGACCACTCCAACGCCTGTATGACCAAGTAATATTAACGAAGTTTCGATTTTATCAAGAGATAACAGTTGACaagaaaattaaagtttcaatctttaaTGAAAGGGTGAACTGTTAAGTGGTACCTCTAACATTTGGTTAGTCATCAACCAGTAAATAAAGAAGCCAAGGCTG
Protein-coding sequences here:
- the LOC141620779 gene encoding ferric reduction oxidase 4-like, which codes for MVLLLGIRGCHDGAEVMMIEGAGVGTTVVAWLRQGEGPISSSQLKMVVLMNGARSLEHVLQMGEEDRAKRSTSKNHLAFIKRPLLVLGPLGVVNTKELIFAIMGIALMSWQFGNYFFVSIKHPHMGSHTTDQLWQRRFRSVSLRLGYASNVAWAFVFFPVTRLSSILPLVGLTYESSIKYHIWVGQVVMVLSALHSLGFFIYWLMTNQMLEALEWSPTYVSNLSGEISWIFLLAIWVTSFAYTRRKTFEVFFYTHQLYALATFFYVVHIGVSWTCQILPGIFLFTLDRYLRFLQSRSNARLISARLLPGGTVEMTFSKSPGVHYGVTSTLFVNAPKISKLQWHPFTVISNENMEPDTLSIAFNSGGSWTEKIHKQLSSSVDRLQVSVEGPYEPASTSFLEHESLVLISGGSGVTPYISIIREIIHRSNTQKGHVPRVQLICAFKHASDLTMLDLLLPVDNTISDLSKIKLEIQVYITRESEAPTADSQKLVQTKWFKPSPQDVPITPVLGENGWLFLCIIITSSFILFFILLALVTQYHIYPIDHNTNEIYNFTIWVLWDCFIMCISIIFVGSIAFLWQKSKMTENQKQITNVEVPSPMNSPGSWFGGGSTELESLPYQSLVQATQVYYEGRPNLQKILSECKGSDIGVIASGPRGMRHDVARICSCFGSKNLHYEYLSFTW